In the genome of Yarrowia lipolytica chromosome 1B, complete sequence, the window TTCGCTGGGACAGATCGTTACCGCAAGAGTATCCGAGAACGTAGTCgagagcctccttcttgttgacgTCTCGGCATCGCTTACCAatgacaacaacaagcTCACACTCGTAGTCAGTGGCATCAGTGGCCTGGGCGATTCGAGGAACAATAACGTCCTCAGTAGGTCCGTTAAGAGCAGTGACGGGCTTAAAGAAGAGAACAGGGTACTGGGGTCGAGGAAGACCAAGCTCATCGGCGTGCTTACCGTAGTTCATACCAACAAATCGAACGGTTCGGGTGTGAGCATCGTTAAGAGGAGAAAGCAGCTTGGAAATGCCAACCTTGGTATCGGTGACGGTGTAGGAGCCGAAGATGTCACCGCCAATGAGGTAGGCCTCAGTGGCAAGTCGGGCATCCTTGACACCGGAGGGCAGAATGGCGTCTCCAAAGTAGACCTTGGAGTCGGTTCCCAGAAATCGAATCAGTCGCTTGGTTAATAAAGAAGGTGGTAATAGACAAGTGTATAGGTTGGCGATGTCAACTAAAGAGATAGCTCTAGATCAATATCTCAGGAATAGCAACAAGGCAGCCCAAAAAATAGCTTCATTGTAGAGCCACGAAGACATCTGTACTACGACAGTGATGACTGaagacaaaaaacacaccgCAGGGCGGCTAGTCTTTCTCTTTTCCTGGTACAGTCAGCAAACAGGGGTAATCGTGTACCCACCAAAAGTAGAGAGAAATGCGGTAGAGATTCCTGTCAATACCACACAAGATACCATCCCGGAATGTCCATAAGCCGCTCCCAGTAGAACTGTGACACCATGATAAAAAGGCGGACTTAATCTCGGAAACACAACCACTCTCCACTCAAACACCTAAAGTCCACCCTACCAGCATCACAGAGTCGTCCTGACGAGAGCAATCACGTCGTATGGTCTCCGTAGCTCCGCTTCATCCCTCATTGACCTCTTAGCACTCACAGTGAATTGTCGAgacattgttgaggaaGTGAACATGTGTTTAGTCCGAAACTTTTAGAAGATGCATGAACTGCAAGCCCAGCTGAAATAGCAAGGGCATGATCTAGGTTAGGTGGGACAGTGATAGGTGGAGGAGTATGAAGGGTGGGGTTTGGTACGTTTTTGGAGTCTAA includes:
- a CDS encoding uncharacterized protein (Compare to YALI0B03080g, similar to DEHA0C01067g Debaryomyces hansenii IPF 2503.1), producing MFTSSTMSRQFTRLIRFLGTDSKVYFGDAILPSGVKDARLATEAYLIGGDIFGSYTVTDTKVGISKLLSPLNDAHTRTVRFVGMNYGKHADELGLPRPQYPVLFFKPVTALNGPTEDVIVPRIAQATDATDYECELVVVIGKRCRDVNKKEALDYVLGYSCGNDLSQRTWQTERGGGQFSLGKMYDGWAPFGPAIVSPKLAGNPDNLKLSTKVNGEIVQDADTTDMIHKVADVVSFYSQGSTLMPGDLIFTGTPFGVAAGRNPHNWLKDGDVVEIEVENLGTLKNKIVFEKGEKPKL